A region of Antedon mediterranea chromosome 8, ecAntMedi1.1, whole genome shotgun sequence DNA encodes the following proteins:
- the LOC140056122 gene encoding gamma-soluble NSF attachment protein-like, whose product MASDKKLQEAKQLLDEAEKHMKTSFFKWKPDLDSAAHSFEKAALCFKVAKHFEEAKQTYLRAADCHGQNKALFHAAKDFEQAAMILKDQKQYDEAVKLIKRASQLYRQYGSVDTAAIMLERAAKIMETPNPSEAIELYMKASEVAENEEKLRQAVDLLGKAARLMVKMKFMSDAANVLKKERDMYIELENYQSSFRSTAVLVLVFLYTNDYVAADKIVKASFDLEGFAEHESSYLLQQLLEAYDNQDGEGVLKICKMPYFTYLDNEYAKLARGLTAPGSNNDKVETKEVGAVGGNDDELSEGNLC is encoded by the exons ATGGCTTCtgataaaaaattacaagaaGCAAAACAGCTATTGGATGAGGCAGAAAAGCA tatGAAGACATCGTTTTTCAAGTGGAAGCCTGATCTTGACAGTGCAGCACATAGTTTTGAAAAAGCAG CCTTGTGTTTTAAAGTTGCCAAACATTTTGAAGAGGCCAAACAAACTTACTTGCGTGCAGCTGATTGTCATGGACAGAACAAAGC ATTGTTTCATGCAGCAAAAGATTTTGAGCAAGCGGCTATGATTTTGAAG GATCAGAAGCAGTACGATGAGGCTGTTAAATTGATTAAACGGGCGTCACAGCTATACAGGCAGTATGGTTCTGTAGATACAGCAGCTATTATGTTAGAAAGAGCTGCAAA gatTATGGAAACTCCGAATCCCTCAGAGGCAATAGAACTGTACATGAAAGCATCAGAGGTTGCAGAG aATGAAGAAAAATTAAGACAGGCTGTGGACCTACTTGGAAAAGCTGCAAGATTAATGGTGAAAATGAAGTTTATGAGTGATGCagcaaatgttttaaaaaaggaaagAGACATGTACATAGAACTAGAAAACTACCAATCATCATTTAGA AGTACTGCTGTTCTTGTGCTCGTTTTTCTTTACACCAATGACTATGTTGCAGCAGACAAAATCGTGAAGGCATCATTTGA CTTGGAAGGATTTGCAGAACATGAATCGTCATATTTGTTACAACAATTGCTAGAAGCTTATGACAATCAAGATGGCGAAGGagttttaaaaatatgcaaaatgccatattttacttatttagACAATGAA taTGCCAAGTTAGCAAGAGGACTAACAGCTCCAGGTAGCAATAATGACAAAGTGGAAACAAAAGAAGTAGGAGCAGTTGGTGGAAATGATGATGAATTGTCAGAGGGAAATTTATGTTAA